One Mucilaginibacter ginkgonis genomic region harbors:
- a CDS encoding vanadium-dependent haloperoxidase, translating to MIKRLSSSSLSLMIAGITVLALSSCSRPDYVKIFHDPALYSRTVHELNSVVMGNNFTPVVASRNYAYATIAGYEVIAAGDPKHYQSLANQLNGLKAVPKPEKDQQIDYAYAALLAFCEVGEAVTFPEGSLKYYTDSLHTLAATHHMPDQMISGSEIYAKAVAKSILAWSKGDNYLKTRSASKFSINDSLGRWVPTPPMYAEAVEPHWGEIRTMVMHDAKEYSVPPPPKFDVTNKSSPYFLDVMRSKNAVDSLNAEQTHIADFWDDNPQKLNVSGHVMFITKKFSPPGHWLSIVGIGAKNVKADFNTTVAAYAKTAIALFDGFIESWAAKYIYKTARPETVIDKYIDADWRPHLQTPPFPEYTCGHCTISAAAAEALTSALGDNIAYKDTSEQEFGIKSRSYKSFRDAANENVMARFYGGIHFMNSCKVSNKYGRVVGDSVAIKLVMKKK from the coding sequence ATGATAAAGAGACTTAGCTCATCCAGCTTATCGCTGATGATTGCAGGCATTACTGTTCTTGCCTTATCATCATGTTCCAGACCCGACTACGTCAAAATATTTCATGACCCTGCATTGTACAGCCGCACCGTGCATGAGTTAAACAGTGTTGTCATGGGCAATAACTTTACGCCGGTGGTTGCTTCAAGGAATTACGCTTACGCTACTATAGCCGGATACGAAGTAATCGCCGCAGGCGATCCCAAACATTACCAATCACTGGCTAATCAGCTTAATGGATTAAAGGCGGTGCCTAAACCCGAGAAAGATCAGCAGATAGATTATGCTTACGCTGCTTTGCTGGCGTTTTGCGAAGTAGGCGAGGCCGTAACTTTTCCCGAAGGAAGTTTGAAATACTACACCGACAGCCTGCACACTCTGGCTGCCACTCACCACATGCCTGACCAGATGATCAGCGGCTCTGAGATTTACGCGAAGGCAGTAGCGAAAAGCATTTTAGCCTGGAGCAAAGGCGACAATTACCTTAAAACGCGCAGTGCATCTAAGTTTTCTATTAATGACTCGTTAGGACGATGGGTGCCAACACCTCCCATGTATGCGGAAGCGGTTGAACCGCATTGGGGCGAAATACGCACTATGGTAATGCACGATGCAAAGGAGTACAGCGTGCCGCCGCCTCCAAAGTTTGATGTTACTAACAAAAGCAGCCCATACTTTCTGGATGTGATGCGTAGTAAGAATGCTGTTGATAGTTTGAATGCCGAGCAAACGCACATTGCTGATTTTTGGGACGATAATCCGCAGAAACTGAATGTATCCGGACATGTGATGTTTATCACCAAAAAATTTTCGCCGCCGGGGCATTGGTTAAGTATTGTAGGTATTGGTGCTAAAAATGTAAAGGCTGATTTTAATACCACTGTCGCGGCATATGCCAAGACGGCAATCGCGTTATTCGACGGCTTTATAGAATCATGGGCGGCAAAATACATCTACAAAACGGCACGGCCCGAAACCGTTATCGATAAATATATCGACGCCGACTGGCGCCCGCATTTGCAGACTCCGCCTTTCCCGGAATACACTTGCGGGCACTGCACCATTTCTGCTGCCGCTGCCGAGGCATTAACCAGCGCCTTAGGCGATAATATTGCTTACAAAGACACATCAGAACAGGAGTTTGGGATTAAAAGCCGCTCGTATAAATCTTTCCGTGACGCGGCGAACGAAAATGTAATGGCCCGCTTTTACGGTGGTATTCACTTTATGAATTCGTGCAAGGTATCAAATAAATACGGCAGGGTAGTGGGCGACTCTGTCGCTATCAAGCTGGTCATGAAGAAGAAGTAA